The sequence TGCTATATGGGCAAACTACTAATTCCTTAGAAGACAAGTGTACAACAATGAGCAGCTGAACTACGATAGCCGATAGCCGCTGACTTCTTTTAGAAACTGTAATGCATCAACGTTGACTCCAACACTTCTGGGCTCGGGCAAACCATTTCCTTTACACGAGTGCCGTTTTTGTAAATCTTGATGGTGGGTACAACCCTAACGTTCTCAGCACTCGCAATTTCTGGGCTTTCTTCTAAATCAACCTGTACATAAAAATATATAGATGAGTCAAAATGTGTATAGGTCAAATGGGTCAGGTCAATAATGACTAGTGGTGTGTTTGGCCCAATCACCATTCTCGTTACACAAAATTACATGAGGTGTCCCTGTGGTTTACCCCAGATTTCATGCAGGGTTCCCTAAACTTTTTTTTGACGTGCAGGGCCCAGGGGGCGAGTCTACATGCAACCCCGTGGGGTCACGTGACACCGCTAGTTTGaaaatttttattacaaaatactctTCAAATTGTTTGTTTGGGACACCACTAAATACTAAATTTAATTACAGGACCCCATATATTATTAGAATCTATAGCTTTTTCTTTAAACAATCACTATACTCTTCAAATTGTATCGGATCCTACTATTTTTAACTACTGAACCTCACATTTTTGAAGAATTTATCAGGTAAACCACCACTAAATATCATTCAAATGTAACTAGTACTGGAACAAAATATCTGGACCCCGTTGAATTTTGTTTATGGAATCGCCACTGGCAGGGCCTCGTACTTTACACTTGTATATGGAGGTGGTTTACCGATACAACTTAACGAGTATAAAGTACGGGGACCCCGCACGTTACTCACAGGGACCCCTCGCGAAATGAGTGTAAAGTACAGGTACCCCACATGTCAAGAAAAAAGTTTAGGGACCCGCATGAAATCGGAGGTAAACCATTGGGACGCCTCATGTAATTTTGTCTTCTGATTAGAACAAACTATGTTAAAAAGGATAACAAAAGATTCAAAATTTTACCTTGAGAAAATTAATAGATGGATATCGGGTGCAAAGCGTCTCAAATAACGGAGCTATCTGTTTGCATTGAACATCAGATGAAATTTTATAAATAACAACAGAAGCACCTGCAGTTTTTAGACTTAAGAAGTCAACATATATGAAATACAGATCCATTAAGAACGTAACATAAAAAACACTGAACGTAAACTAACCAGAGGAAGCAACTGCAGCTTTGAACAGCTCGAGATTGGGTAACTGTTCAACTTCGCCACCAAACTTCATATTAATTACATCTTCGCCACGAGATTTTTTCAACGCAACTTGCACATGAAACAACGACTCAGCAATCTCGTTGTTGTTCGGAAGTTCTCTCCTCAAAATCTCGTAATCTTTCACAGATTCAACCCACCTATCGAGCTGCAATGCCAAAATGTGCATGACTGTTATAAGAAAGCAATTTTTGTATTCGGTGGTACACACACTTGGAGGTGGCAAATGTAAGAGTCGGGCTGACTGAGGTAATTATTAGCAAGAGTCAAATGGGCCGGATTAGATTGTGCAGACTGATTTTAATCCATTTATTTGCATTTTAGAAGACATTGGCATGATACATTATACATATGATCACAAAAATTATATTGTAACTGTAGGCCTACAATTactataaagaagtgattcaagaggTTTTATGTATTTGAATACACTTCAGGCGACTTTCGATCTATTCGACCCAGTTCCTATTTACCAATTTTTTTTAATCCAAACGATTTGAACCATTATAGATAGAACATAACCCAAACCAACCCATTTAGATATGATCAGGACGAATTTGCGGCTTCTATACATACTAACTTGATTTTTTCAGACACAAAAACCAAATATGGCAGAAAAAATTGTACCTTGCTGAATGTGGCAGCTCTGCGAAGAAGTGCTTTTGTGTAATTTGGGTGAATAAGAAGTGCTTGATTGCAATCTTCAAGAGATCTTTCAAACTGGCCGAGCTTAAACCAACAAGCGGCTCGATTACAATAGAGGACCGAGTTTGACGGGTCAAGCCTAAGCCCTTCCCCATAAGCTGAACAAGCTTCAGTGAGCCTTTCTGACTTAAACAGATCATTCCCACGAGTCCGAGCTCTACAAACGGACCTAACATTTTGAAGCAATATCGCAACCTCGACGTTTCTAGGATCTATTTGTGCTGATTTCTCGATCATAGTGACTGCATTCTCAAATCTATACAATCAAAAATGTAAAGAAACTTAAAAATCATTACAAATAGAGGTGGCAGTTTTGATTTATTTACCTATGAATGGGGTAATTTGGGTTATATTTTCTCCCAAACAGGTCGAATGGGTCATAGGGTAAAATGGATTGAAACTTCAGCATAAGTGCATCAACCCACACAACCTTATTATTCAACCATGTAGATGTAGATTTGGATTTTTACTATATTAAAACACTTTATTTATGTACTCATATCCAACGCAGTAATTATTTACAGCATAAAATATAAATAACAAAGGGTAGAAGAACGCCTGCTAATCAACCTAACGCGACTCATTTCGACTCTCGCAGTCTAGCAAAAACATTAACTATTCAACTTGTTGATCTTCCCGACACACCTATTTCGCTTTTTCTAAGTAAAATACTTTAATTGTTTAATTTGTTCATAGAAACCTCACCTTCCTAATGTCATGTCAATCTGAGCACGAACAAACAAAAGGTATGCCTCGGAAAGCATTCCAAAAAACTTCGTTTGGGAAAGCGAAAGACTACAAATTGCTTCAAATTTGGGTGCATTCAATAAGTTCATATCAGCATCATCTAGTTGTCGTAGTTTCAAAAGCGCTTCGGATTTACATGCAAAAAGCTGTCAATTTAATATTAAAGACATTAAGTTATTAcgttataaaaatgataatgataatgattcaaTTACAAGGTAAACAATTCTAACGTTGATTGACTACTATACCTGTGAACACATGTCCGCTCCTGAAGTGATGGCAGCATCGGCTTCTCTCAAAACCGCACTCCAATCCCGGATCCTCCTTAAATCAGCGCACTTGTTTAAGTGCTTCTCTACGGCTTGCAGCTTTCTCAACTCGTTTGGGTCAGGTTGAGACCCTGGGAAACAAAGGTGCTTCCTGGCATTTTCAACCAGTCCTAAACTGCCATTTGCAAACAGTAATTAAATTCTTTTAATTAATGACACAATGGATTAACTAATCACATTGCAAGAATAAAGTTTCAATCTTCATTGAAGATCTTTAAGAAAAGCACATGATTCATTAATTGAAAAAGGCTGTTATACAGCAATACCAACTTGTAATGTAATCTAACACATAAAGTTTCAATCTTAAATAGTGATAACCAAGAAGCAAGAACAACAACAAACACACTTCTATCACATAACAATACTCATAAAGTTTAGAGCTTTAAGTATGGTCATCAAGAACAACACAAGATAAATAGCACACTCATTACAAAACACTACTTAGCATTTAGATCGTCAATATTCAAGAACACATGATAAATGACACGTGCCTAGCATTACCCATAAAGCTTCCATCTTTAATACAGGCATAAACCAAGTATGATTAAATAACAACGCTCACATGTAAAACTAATGAAACCCTAAAGATAAAGTTTCAACCTTTAATTCATAATCGTCAAGAACATCACAAATTAACCAATGAAATAACATTATATAAACATATTTATTGTAATAACAACAGCAATATATCATTAATCAAAACCGGAGCATAAAGTTGCAACCTTTAATCATGATCATCAAGAACACCACAATATGTAGCACACTACCAATAAATTAAAAACCAAATGCATTTCAAATCAGTTGAAAGCTagttattttaacattaataaaaTTAAACATCAAATgagaatatattaatatttaatattaataaggataataagagttaataatttttttttaagactGACCTAATAAGAAGAGAGCCTAGGCGATGATGAGCTCTTACATACCCAGAATCCAACTTAATAGCTTCATCACACTCCTTAACGGCGTCGTTTAACCGGTTCAAACATATCAACACAGCAGAACGGTTACAATGATATGTAGCATTACCTGGTGATATTACAATTGCCCTATCATAATAATTTAAAGCTTCTATATAATTAccctttttatatttttcatttcctaatttctttaATTCTTCTGGATCTACAATCAATCTTCTTGAATTTGAATTTTTATCTGGACTGTTCTTTTCACCGCCGTGTACGGCGGCCTTGCTGCCGGAACCACCGCGCATTATACTACCGTGACCGTAATTTCCGGTTCCTAAACTTAACACTTCCGGTTTAGAGCTCCGGTTCGTCATCATACCGGTTTTCAAAATATTTGCCGTCGGAAGAACATTCCCGGCCGGAGATGTAGCTGAGCTAGGACATCCACCGGTTCGAGAACCTCGAGCGGAAAATGTCGGTGAGCTTTCGACCGACAACTCGCCGGAGTGGTGGTTGGTGGCGGTGGAGGTTGTTTCTGACCGTACATGTAAACTCTGTCTGTTTCCGGTTCGACCGGAAGCTGAACCGGAGAGTGAACCGGAAGAGCTGGAGCTGGTACTGGCAGCCGGTTTAGAACGTAAAGGAGAAACCGGAGAACCTAAATCGAGTTCACGGAAATCCGGTTTATTAGTAGTAGTGTGTGCGGGATCACGTGAATCGCACGTGAGTGATTTACGGAAACGATCGGAAAGTGTAGTAgtggcattattattattatcaaacccTAAATTGGAAATGGGTTTATTACTAGTGGTACCGGAATCAGACATTTTTTTGTATTAATTTTGAAaaaatgaaattgaatttgaattaaaaaataaaataaaggttattgtaAATGTGGTGGTCGGAAATGATGGGTGCCGGAGTGGTTGAGATAGAGATACAACCACCGGCGGTGAAAGATGACGGAAAATAATAACATTGAAAGAAATATACTTGTTAAATTTagaaagaaataataataataataatggagatGGAGATCTCGTGATATAAAAATGAAAGATTTTTAGAAAGAGAAAGTGAGGGGTTTTACAGATAGAGATTATACTCGTATACGagtagtgtttttattttattttggtatTCTGCTTTTACTTAATTAAGATATGGATAATTAGTAAATTGTTGATAAGTGTCTTGCTCATTTTTTAGTTTTGAatcctcattttttttttttatgaatacaTCGTAAATAAAGTTATAGTCTTTTTAGCCGGAAaaaaaagtaaatttttgataattatttatttaaaaatgagAATACATTTAATTTTATAAATGCAACTGAATTAGTTAATTATAAAACATTTCTTTCTTTTTGCCACTAATTTtcttatttaaatttaatatatcaatattaGTGATgacaaattatatattatatacctatatctaaaaaacAAAGACCAAATGAATAGTATTATTTCtttttatatacctatatctaaaaaacAAAGACCAAATGAATAGTATTATTTCTTTtctcacttttcgcaaacttaaccccccaacttttattcaaatacaaatcgcacccccactttatactcttattaaaatacaaatcgcacccccacatatatttttttcccaaatttcacaaacttaaccccctaaattttattaaaatacaaatcgaacccccactttactaactttttttttttttacgaaaattcaattttcacaaacttaaccccctaacttttattaaaatagaaatcgaactcccactttatacgtatatttttttcaaatttcacaaacttaaccccctaacttttattaaaatacaaatcgaacccccactttactagctttttttttaaataaaacccgaatgctaaaagaagcaactttcacaaaaggaacaacccttcaatgttagatgtcgaaaaaaattcttttttacaaaatagatcaagacttttttttaactcgcattcaaaacggaacaCCCGGcgagaagcgagggctccacaactagttcagatcataaataaaaaattatatataaaatactccGCCGGTTTGTCATTTTCTCTAACTAATTTAGCACTATATTTTTTTACCATAATTATTAATATTCGCTTAAAGCTTACATTTAATCTAATTCTcgcatatttttatgtatatattaaaattaCATATTATGATATTTACAAAAGGATGATGATTGTACACCTCTAAAGCTATAAAGTTATATGTACACCATTTAACATGCATTATTATATTATAATCTTCGAAAAATGTTTTAATGGTGTATAGGTACAATTTGATATTGTACGTATTACTACACTTAAATGTTATTTTCACTCTGCATACCGTAGTCTTATATATGCGGGCGGTAGACATTTTTACTACAACCTTTATTTTttaaagacataagataaaataatatctCATTTTATCTCTCGGAGCTTTATATATGCTTCAAATTGCTCTAAACAAACATATAAGAAAAATACAGCTAAATTTTACTAATAAGATATGTTTTATTACTACCATtattttaacaatattaatattattataataattacaattattattattattattattattattattattattattattattattattattattactattattattattttagatacTAAATTTAGTATCGTCATGTGTATATTAACCAATTCCTAAAACTGACTATGTAATGCTGTGTAATATATTTTATCTGCTAGGTCACGGGCGCTCCTTTTACTAATCTACTCTTGTGTGAATTGTGTTAAAACATATGCTCGGGGGTGGGTGTTGGACGGACGATTTTCATTTTTTAAGCAAAGTCTTAAAAACATTATGAATTTTAAATAAATAGTTTTATAGAAATCATATGTATGTCATAAAAGATTatgaaatttatattatatatgtgtTGAAAGTGTATTATATGTGTATAAAGTTTGTATAATTACTTTTATTGATAttacatttttaaaaatatattGACATTGTAACTTTTGTGAATTTATTAACTTCACGAATTAATTATAGTGAAGTGTTTAATTTTTCTTAAAACATAAAAAATGCCATAATTCGGGATGTTAAATTTTATTTATTAGACATAAAAATAAACAGTTTGTAATGTTCAGCATGTAGACTCTCAAGCAACGTTTTTTCtacatacataatttacatatcttAAAAGATATCTTGAAAAATAAACATCTTACAAAAATTATGAGTTTTTTAACTTTAATAGTGTGTCATTAACAAACGGGAGGTGATCTCCACacatcacttttttttttttatctatgtaCACTTTTATTTTATAAATGTATAGTTATGCCCATAGATTAATTTAagaagttgaacttatattattattgtaagtataattAAAGATAAAATAGATAATTAGGTGTACATGAATTAAAAAGTAGTGTGCGAGGATTACCTCTCTTAACAAAAAGCTAATTATATTTTTTCTCTTTAGTAATGTTGCAATAGAAATAGCCAATAGAAATAGAAATCTGCATTCTATCAGGCATTTCAAAATGTTATCATAAATATTTTACATTTAAGTTAGTCCAACAAGAAATAATATCCTTGGAATATGCTAAAATTATCCATTTTAATATTCGgtattaaaataacaattttacCTTATTTTGTTTTCTAGAATTACTATTAATACTTAAAAACAATAAGCATGCATTATTACGTACGTACAAGGATGTTTGAATTACTACGTCAATATCCTCAAGATTCGTATTTATTGTTTATACGTATTTCCGGCTAGCGCTCACAAGTATAAGTACAAGGTCTATAATTATAGCGGCGTGTTGTCGATTGATTGTATTCGCTCCTGACAGCATCCGTGTGGAGTGTAAAATCGCATATATAATCTATGAACGATAAAATACCGGTTTATGACTACAACGCACAACTACAAGAAATATAGCTGAAAAGATAGTTTAATATCAATAGAGAACGAAATGTTTGTCTACACCTTTTTACCCCTAGTGCTGGACACGTATAACCAAAGTACCAATTGCTAACTAACGTATGTGAATTATCTAGCTGGACCACCTGGAATTCCTCAGAGTCAACACAACAATTAGGATTACACTCACATAATTCCCTGTAACTTAAGACATCCTATTACTACGGAACAATTCAATTAATTTGGAGGTTTGAAATGTGACCGTACTCTCGTAATCGTCAACAGCAGACCAACTCCTGTTGTGTATGATCCACCTCGATGTCAACTACAATTTAACTCTATATTCAATACCGTCTCCGGTTAATTACACAATTACCCAAACCAAGCAATCAATTAGACAATTATAATAGACTCCAGTAAACGTAACTCAACTAGACAATCACAAATACTAATCAATAAAAGTATTAAACGATGATAAACACATTCAATAGATTCCAATGAAATCTCTTTCTATTAGACAATCACAAGTATCAATAAAATCAAACAAAAATTCAACTATAATCGTTCAATATTCAACCTCCAAATTACATACAATAGCATAAACAATAATCAAAACTATATCCAACACatagtgaaacgacccgtccatattactataaacgcggtacgttattcattggtcccatagcgaggtatttgacctctatatgatacgttttagaaaatattgtattcgtttcataaaaagcacatcattattatacataatgcatgttttaaacaagtgagcgattatttaagaaataatccccaaaatacatcggtttccaaatactacacatgtgacgtaacagtcgaatataatacatgacaaatgttttattgaatgcaacactttatttaaataaaagtatgagactctatgcatagcttgctcagataatgcaacagcgaaagactttcttaaggacctgagaataaacatgcttaaacagtcaacacaaaggttggtgagatatataggtttatcatcgatataaatatagaccacaagatttcatagttataaatatatgtacactcgcaagtgtataaaagtattatataagttgttgagtgcttcggtaaccatacttaaccattaatgtggcatattccctttattatgaaatctccctacactgtaccaagtgtagtaaaaacgaagtactatgcaaccgtttacgatactagagcgactagccctgttggggttgtcaaacccgatagatctatcaataggattcgcgtatacatgttcttacaacatgtaaatattagttaccaagctattagggaagatatgcaaagtggtacaactcaacgtagaatatattttaagtacgtgtgtttatggcgtaaaacataaaatgcatgtattctcatcccaaaatatttgtagagtttaaaaattggactatatactcacagtagtaaaagtatattaataataagttttcaatttattaaaaatatgaccgtcgtccttggattcacgaacttataacaataataacgattcagataataatacgacatatgaataaaataaagcaagttcatagaatacttatataataatttctaacattttatgttagtagtccattgttagtagtcctttgttagtagtccaaaatagtccgaaaagtccaacagtccaataatcggtgtgtatatatatatatatatatatatatatatatatatatatatatatataatcttagaattaccccatgacgtattatatacgtattgtctttgcatcaacccagagacgtattgtatacgtattgtcttagaattaactaagacatattgtgtacgtattgtcttaggatttatcaaaacgtattgtatacttattgtgttaggacgtaccaagaatattattatacatatacacaatcacagaattaaccaagattataatactttgttatactactgataacatgtccaaacataaataggatataggaaaagttaacaaggatatggttaatatagtttttataatataaatttcgtccatacaacgttaattttagcagattttgttttgctcgccaaatattcattacaactccctttaaagtgaatcaaattgctatggattccttaagaagtaaattttacaaaaataATTCGAAAAGTTCATTCCAAGTAGTAatgtttagagctttaccctctttttgtgtcggtggacagatttggaaaaatccctgcatccacccaatatatgatttttgataaaatacttccactttgtctaaaatcatgaaaaaatactggaagtcttatttacatatattaacatattttcaaagtcttagcctcaaactcaaagtctaagataggtttttaattcccaacctaaaacagcccgctttttgttgaatggagattaaaggatatatgttaagtttcaaggtgttcttcatatgtacaagttataagttcttatattaacttaatataacatcataatacatataaataagtgttattagagttaagttagaaagattagattagtttttcaaacaaggttggtgttcaccaaaacaagttctagtttttacaagttttataagtataataagataacaACTATAcgaggaattgaacaaggattttgaaaagtattttaccttgattatgaagaggaatgtttctgagattgaagtatgatatgagagcattcaagtgtgtgtttttagtttaagaaaatgtggagtaaaaatgagttaaaatggtccttatttataagcttataattttggcttttagtgaaaatatctaagataagttaaattgtattaagtcatgcatgacatattaaattgattaggtcatggatgacatattacacaaataattgcatatttctattggtatatactaatagtaaatacttctagaagctgtgtataatacgggtaaaaataccgtatgaatgcgagtagaattcttgaggaaattgaactgaaatacgagtatagctatcctttatatgtattggtatattataaagtgtattcaatacttgtaaggatgtatttacactcgtaatacattatatgcaaatacattttaacataagttaattacgtcgtttaaatagtaacatatatattgttcaaaaattctttaaattagtagtatgaaaaaatatatatatatatatatatatatatatatatatatatatatatatatatatatatatatatatatatatatatataatactttgttaatatacttaatgagatatttaattatcatatttttcaagttaaatatatataaatccctatatatacacaataattaaacaattaaacaattaaatcaagttatgacgttcgggaatcgtcggaataaaagggtgaccaaaagcttgtgtaaaactctttccggaggttcaagatttattaaaattcattgcttatcaagtcggaattatataaagattaagtttaaatttgatcggaaattttcgggtcgtcacacataggTTTAAAGTTTAGACAAACATCAAAGGTTTAGCCAATAACCATGATCAAAGCTACCTTAAAATTCAAATTGAAAGATGAAATCATGACAAGTATATAATAGATCAACTTAGTAGGAATCGTGTTCTTGAATGATGTAGAGATCGAAGATTGTCAATGGGATGAATAGATGAGTTAGGTGATCTTGAAATTCCCAAAAACCCTTTTTCACATCCAGAAGCTCTGGAAAATCGGATGCCCAAAGATATTTAGCAGAATGacctaaaaataatattttaaaaaaaacacCCATCGGCCCAACTTCGCGATCGCCAAGTTCCCGTGCCTTGTGTCTCGCGATCGCGAGCCACCCAACACTGGTGGTTCGCTATTAATTTTTATTTTCTTCGCTGCTGGAAATTGTTCTCGAAGTGCAATTCGCGATAACGACCCAAAACCTCATAAACCCGAAGCTTTAAATCTCGTTTTGGCCTGAAAAACTCTGTGATGTGTGTTTCGATCCCCGACTCGAACCGGAACCAACCATAATGACATTTACGCTCTAAAACACATATATCACTCAAAATACCACAAGTAACCTCACGATGAGCAATCTTCAACCATTAACCATCAATAAATCTTCAAATAATGCACGAATCTGATTACAACGAGACTGATATTGCGGATGAAAACATACATGATTTTAGTAATATGAAATCCCCAACACtagaactgaagcgacccgtccaaatccatccagacgaagtccatatcgattataaacgattcacaacagttgattacatcgcgaggtacttgacctctatatgatacattttacaaacattgcattcgtttttgaaaagacaatctttcattacatcgaaagttgaaaacatgcataccatttcgtaatatatcttattataattgacttaataacaatcttgatgaactcaacgactcgaatgcaacgtcttttgaaatatgtcatgaatgactccaagtaatatctctaagatgagcaaatacacagcgaaagatttctttcgcacctgagaataaacatgctttaaagtgccaaccaaaaggttggtgagttcattagtttaacataaataatcgtttcataattttaatagaccacaagatttcatatttccatttctcataaacatacgtcccatgcatagagacaaaaatatcattcatatggatatgaacacctggtaaccgacattcacaatatgcatataagaatatccccatcattccgggatcttccttcggacatgatataaatttttaagtactaaagcatccggtactttggatggggcttgttgggcccgatagatctatctttagagttcgcgtcaattagggtgtctgttccctaattcttagattaccagactaaaaaggggcatattcgatttaataatccagccatagaatataattttagatacttgtgtctatttcgtaaaacagttataaaagcagcgcatgtattctcagcccaaaaatataaagggtaaaaaggtaaatgaaactcacctaatgtattttgtagtaaaaatacatatgactatattgaacaactgaacaatgcagggttggcctcggattcacgaacctatatcatttgtatatttattaatacacatatttgtaatcgaataagtttatatattatatcttggattatatattatacttatttaatttgtgaaatgtcccgttcttattgattaaaaacgttccatattaattgatttcgttgagaggttttgacctctatatgagacgtttttcaaagactgcattcatttttaaacaaaccataacctttatttcatcaataaaggtttaaaaagctttacgtagattatcaaataatgataatctaaaatatcctgtttacacacgaccattacataatggtttacaatacaaatatgttacaacaaaataagtttcttgaatgcagtttttacacaatatcatacaagcatgaactccaaatcttgtccttatttaagtatgcgacagcggaagctcttaataatcacctgagaataaacatgcttaaaacgtcaacaaaaatgttggtgagttataggtttaacctatatatatcaaatcgtaacaatagaccacaag comes from Rutidosis leptorrhynchoides isolate AG116_Rl617_1_P2 chromosome 4, CSIRO_AGI_Rlap_v1, whole genome shotgun sequence and encodes:
- the LOC139845540 gene encoding TPR repeat-containing thioredoxin TTL1-like produces the protein MSDSGTTSNKPISNLGFDNNNNATTTLSDRFRKSLTCDSRDPAHTTTNKPDFRELDLGSPVSPLRSKPAASTSSSSSGSLSGSASGRTGNRQSLHVRSETTSTATNHHSGELSVESSPTFSARGSRTGGCPSSATSPAGNVLPTANILKTGMMTNRSSKPEVLSLGTGNYGHGSIMRGGSGSKAAVHGGEKNSPDKNSNSRRLIVDPEELKKLGNEKYKKGNYIEALNYYDRAIVISPGNATYHCNRSAVLICLNRLNDAVKECDEAIKLDSGYVRAHHRLGSLLISLGLVENARKHLCFPGSQPDPNELRKLQAVEKHLNKCADLRRIRDWSAVLREADAAITSGADMCSQLFACKSEALLKLRQLDDADMNLLNAPKFEAICSLSLSQTKFFGMLSEAYLLFVRAQIDMTLGRFENAVTMIEKSAQIDPRNVEVAILLQNVRSVCRARTRGNDLFKSERLTEACSAYGEGLRLDPSNSVLYCNRAACWFKLGQFERSLEDCNQALLIHPNYTKALLRRAATFSKLDRWVESVKDYEILRRELPNNNEIAESLFHVQVALKKSRGEDVINMKFGGEVEQLPNLELFKAAVASSGASVVIYKISSDVQCKQIAPLFETLCTRYPSINFLKVDLEESPEIASAENVRVVPTIKIYKNGTRVKEMVCPSPEVLESTLMHYSF